The segment ACTACCTATACTAATCAGATAcatactactaatatatatactatataagatTATACTATACTACTACctatatatacagacttatatattcaaatatatagatatataatattaatatatatatatagaatataatatatattttaaaatatatataaattaaataaattaatatttttagaatatataatatagatagaatataaatataaaattttagaataattagatagataataagatatagataaatataataattaaatatatagaaaaataataatatattataataaattttagaaaaataatataatatagataaattttaaaattaatataatatatattttaataatatagaaaaatatatttagatatagaatatatataataatattatataatttttttttataataaattataatatattttatataatatatattttaaaaatataataaataattttttttaaaatatatataagaaaatatataaatagataaaagaatagaatatattaatataatatatatataatagaaaataataatagaaaatattaaaattttaaaatagaatatatatagatagatatatatagaaatataagatatataatatgatagaatataataaataataattatagtatataaataaatattataaaatagataatatagataattaataaaatatatatatataatataatattaatattttataaaaatataatatagataaatatagatatataataaataattttttaatataaaataatatataaaataataataattataaagatataatatatatagaaagaattagaaaaaatataaattagatataatagaagatatataataataaataaatagaaaaaattataaaatttatatagaatatattaatataatagatatattgaagaataatgatagaataagataaaattttattaagaaagatataaaataaatagatattgataatatataattagatttatattatattttaaaataatataagataaatatatataaatataatataaaagataataaattagatatagatttaatatagatatagaataatattaatttttaaattttttatagattttagatatataaaaatattaaaaaagatatttagaaaaatatatatatataatatagatattatagaatatataaaataatataattataaataaatataataagatttttataaaatagatatatatataaaatagatataaaataaattatattattaaaatatataaaagatatatattttgataaataaaagaaatagaaatatagataaaatatagattaatttgatatagattaatatataaaaatatttgtgttatttgatagattatgtttaatataaatattaaatatatatataaaatagaaattagaaaatataatataaataattattagaaaaatatttaggtaaataatatagaataataaaatatattaatatataattaaaaaaataaatagaaaataaaaatataagataatatagataatattatgaagaaatatagatataatataaaatagaaagatatataagataatataaaaataatagaattttatagaataaaataatttaaaaataagaataatatatatttaaagttatataatatagaataatataatttttatatataatagaaaaaataatagaatttaaataagaaaaaattttaaaaatattaatataaataataaaataaataaatattatatatagatataattttaaaaataataagaaataaaagatatataaaatttataataaaaaaaatagaataaataagaaaagtatataaatataatataatattaaatataaataaataaatataataaagaatttgtatatataaaaatataataaaatattatatatattttatatatatattataaaaaaattaatagaaaaaatataatatgaatatattaaaagaaaatgtatttaattttaaatatatagatatatatttaaaaatatatattaagaaaaatattataataaataatgtagaaaaagaaaaaaatatagatataaaaatataaaattttataaaatttattttagtagaaatagtaatataatataatataatatatattatagaaaatagatatttaaaataGATATAGttttaagatatagatataatatagatatatatataaattttattataatatagaaaaatttatatagatatctagaATCCTTAGTATATAGCTGAATTAGGAAGGAAAGATTCAGATAAATTACAGACGATTATTTGCATAATGGTAAATATTAAGTTATCTTGTATTTTCTCATCTTCTAAGTCTGTCAAACCCATCACAACTCATAGTGACTATGAGTAATGTCTCTATTGTAAGTTATTTTTATGatgcaagaaaataaaagattgtaGGTAGAACAGCTATTCCTTTCATTTAATTGACCTTCATGAAAACATGTTTCATACTGTAATATAGATTCCACCACTTcagaatatacaaaataaacaccaAAGTTGGTAAATTATAAGATGGTTTTTGATTGATATGGAAATTTCAGTGGTaaactcttatttttctttgatgAATATATTGTAAGAAGAAAATTTGGTTCATAATACTGGTTGGGAATTCAAGGGAACTTTTATAGGCGGAAATAAATACACGACTTCAAGACCTATCAGGCAATGACAAGCCTGAAACTACTGAGTCATAGGATATATATGCCTTCAACAGATGCAGTTttctaatgattatatatatcaagagattTTTCCTTGAAATTCTTTGAAAATACATTGACATGATAtctgataataaagatgagacGGTAAAGCACCAAAATTaaagaaatgtttaaaaaatactTGTGAAACTGATAAACAATAAGTGCCAAAACTCAAATAACAAATGAAGGATTATTATCTAAAAATTGCATACTTTACTAACAAACTCAAAATAACTTGAATTAATTGAAATATCAACCCAGTTAGGTGATACTGCTGATAAAGTTATGGTATCTCTCAATTATagatatgaaaatggaaaagatGTTATCTATTTACATAGTTGCTAATAAACTTATGGGGaaatatccatatcattatccgtttccttattttcatttctgtcctccctcctctgctcatagagagagaaaaaaaaagtatgtgtacTTCGAAGTTTTTCTCGTTCTTCGTTTCTCTCGTTCCTTgtcttttctctacttctctccctctccccctctcttgtaTGAATCCGAGAATCGGACCCTACAAGAGTAAGGATAGCCAAGATACCTTTAATTCACTTAATTCCTTtgagagtaatgatggagtgagCCTGCTGGTCCGAGGAACGAGGTGTtactccttggctccccgcataATATCCCCGTCATATTGTTCACGGGTCTAAGGATTGCTATAAATCTCGACACATGTAGTACCTTGGGAATATTTACCTTTTTGACTTCAGATATGATAAAGTGAGGAATAATTCAAATGTGGTAAttcttaatataataattttacatCATTGAGCGATTTATATTTTAGATTGAATGTGTGCAGCATTTGGCTATACCCAGTATCTTATTATAAACAAGATATGAGGATATGACATAATCATTGCATAGCTTTACCAACAATCAGTAGTTGAATTCGGTCTGAATATACAGAGTACAATAAATACAGGATACGTTTCTCCACCACTTAATTTCGGTAAGTTATAATGATGCATTACCACGTACTGCCATAAAGAATTGCCAATCGTTGGGTTTATAAAGGGCACAGTTTAATAatcctaaataaaataaaataaaatctcttaCATGATGTCGTATACCTTTCCTCTACGACAGCACATTCACTGTTTGAATGacctttttttatgaaatgattaAACTTTAGGTGAGATTATTATTTCCAAGAGGTGGCGTGTTTGATATGTCGCGCTTGAGAAAGttagaatcattttttttttttgtgacaaatTCCCGGAAATTGACAACTGCCAGTCAGACTTTGAAAAAGGTTTGTGTTATTAGATTCCGTTTCGAAGAATatgcaacagcaaaaaaaaaaaaaaaaaaaaaaaaaaaaaaaaaaaaaaaaaaaaaaaaaaaaaaaaaaaaaaaaaaaaaaaaaaaaaaaaaaaaaaaaaaaaaaaaaaaaataataatgataataataacaaaaacaagagatagaaagaaagaaagaaagaaagaagaaataaaactaatGTGAATTTTACAAGttctttacagagagagagagaaaaggaaagcaaaggaaatatatataaaaaaaaagatagactagATATAAGTAAGAGCATTCTAGGGATTAAGAGCATTATCGGTAATACGACTTATAAGTCATAAGACGTATGGACCATAATAAAAGGAATATCACgtgaaccataataataaaattaatattaatttcgaTGATATTAATATCGTTACAGATGCACCTTCTGATATttactagtgttatcattattaataaaactaaACATTATAGTATACTTTAATACATGTGAACATAAATAATCATGAATAGAGGGGCATATGTGTGTATTCCCTTCCTAATAGgaagggaatacacacacacacgcacgggtacatatttatttacatatatatatatatatatatatatatatatatatatatatatatatatagttgtgtgtatgtgtgtgtgtactgatatataaatatatatatatatatatatatatatatatatatattgatatataaatatatacatacatatatatatatatatatatatatatatttatttatatatattgatatataaatatatatatgtatatatgtatgtatatatatatatatatatatatatatatatatatatatatatatacgtatatatatatatatatatatatatatatatatatatatatatatatatatatatatatacgtatatatatatatatatatatatatatatatatatatatcccgaatCGTAAATCTATTGTGAAGAGGCTTTGCCATCCAGATGTTCTTACGTGAATCCTCTTAGCTTGATCTCTTGTCGATCATCGCTGATACATTTGCCAGAGGTTGCTCCCCATAAGTCCAGCTTGAACAAAGCTGTAATCGCTAGAAGACATCAGTTTAACGGTATCAGGAGTCTGCTGCGGTCACCGATGGGGAGCCCTCTCTGATTACATCGTAAATCATATTTCCGTCACTGATACGCTAACATGCAAGAAAGTCAACTCGAGGAACACTTTCGTCGAAATATAACGTTAGACTATTATAAAATAACTAATTGTTCTCTTGAAAATGGTTCGGAGATTTTAAGTGACGAATATTTTCCTCTGTGGCAGGAAAACCTGACCGTTTCACTGAACACCGAAAATGGATCGATTTTTGCAGTGAACTTTCCGATCCCCGAACTCAGTGCCTTCCTGTCGACCATGACACTGGTGACGTGCCTGGGGGTGGCGATGTGCCTCTGTGTCGGGCGATGGATCCTCCAGCACCGCGCAGGAGGCGACAAGCGCAGCGTGGTCGACATGATGGTGGTCATGCAGTGCTGGGTCATGGCGCTCAACCTCCTGGTGGAGTTAGTGGGCATCAATTCGCGGATTTTGGCAAGCTCGAGGAGGACGGCTTATGTCGCATGTGTGTTGATCATGTCTTCGACAATACCCAAAGGCTTCTTGCTggcgtctctcctccctctgtcggTGGTGCGCTGGCTCTACGTCTTCAAGGCCGTGTCGATGAGGAAGCTAAAAAAAAACCACGTGTTTCTGGTCGGCACTGTCATCTCGGTATTGATCACCGCCATCTACATCCAAGACAAAGTCCGCCACCTGCACGGCAACCGCAGCATGCGCCAGTGCATGGGAGAAACGGGGTTCTTGGTGAGCTGGAGAGAGCTGGTGCTGAGGCTGTGTGGTTACACTGGCGTCGTTGTGCCCGGACTCATTCTCTACTCTTGCATTTTCTTGAAGATGTCGCGGCGTCAGGTGCATCCACAGGGCGCGCGAGGAAACCGCACTCTTGTGGCCTTGTGCGCCAACATGGCCTCCCTATTCACCACCTGGCTCATCCTCACCGCCATGACGCTCTCCATGTCTCTCATCTACAACGGCGAGGACCGACAACGCATGTACCAAGCGTACTTCTGGGTCATCGCCGTCCTCGACACCAGCTACGGCGTCAGCTTCCCCTGCGTGTACATCCTCGGCACCAAGGACCTCCGAGAGCACGCGGCGGCCTGTCTGCTGAAGCTATGGGCCAAGCTCAAGGGCTGCCGGGGCACGGCGCGCGAGGAGAGGGTCGCCCCCAACGCTGTCGAGAATTTAGACGTCGAGACCAACAGAGAGACGCTCGCGGCCGAATCTGTTGAGGTCAACGGCGGAGGCAGGAAAGCAAGGCCGTAGAAGCACAGACCGCTTTGGTTCTTCCAAGAAGGGGAGACATTAtctaattgatattattactcttatcagtataattattattactggatCTACAGTTTGTAATATAACATTACAACTCGAAATACAAGGTTGATGAAGAAGCGTGCATGTATATCAACCGCTTTCACAAGCTTTTTCTTTATACTCTCACATATTCCTGCAGTTCTTTCCTTTCTGCTAAAAGCTACCGTTGCCTTAGAAATTCTTAGTAATTCTTGCTCCTAATTTCTGTatcacaattttcattatcagttgTCCATggccccaaaaaaacaaaactttacaACTTGTTCTGTTCtatcatatctgtctctctatctatctatctaaatatcaatctataaatcaatcaatcagtctatctatctatctatctatctaaatatgcatatataaagatatatgtatacatatatatagctatatctaactctctctctctctctctctctctctctctctatctatctatctatctatctatatatatatatatatacatatgtacacacatacacacacatacacacacacacacacacattcaaacacatacttacatgcatatatatatatatatatgtgtgtgtgtgtgtgtgtgtgtgtgtgtatgtgtgtgtgtgtgtgtgtatgcatatgcataactatctatctatcagtatatcaaactctctctctctctctctctctctctctctctctctctctctctctctctctctctctctctctctctatatatatatatatatatatatatatatatatatatatatatgctgcgctATGTTGTATGTTAGGGCCTGCATTAGAACCCAAAGAATGTTCAACGTCATTGTCTTTGTATATTTCTATAGTTTTATCGATGttgtctttatcatatttttttaatgattattataattatcagtatcacagTATGGCGATATTACTTAACTATAGTCGCCTGTCTAACTAGTTCTAGTTACGTATTGTACATCATCCGCATTATACATCATATAAGTGTACATTGTTggccaatattatatatatttcgaaagattattgcaatgatgataCAGTTCCACttttagcattttaatttctgtgTTTCATCTTCACTGGTGTACAATCtttcttctcaaaaaaaaaaaaaaaaaaaaaaaaaaatctgatattctAATATCACAGATTTTATGTCTGCTTCTGACGTCATCTTGGCTCTGTCAACAGCTGAAAAATGAGAGGCGGTCTGGCCAGAATGAGATTCGAATTTTATGTATTTCGTTTCCCAGTCCGGTTGATATTTAGGCAGATTTCAAGCGGTCTGTTTTTTCTTAGTTATTTAGTGAACAATGGAAGAGAAATTAAATGTTAAAGTATGTGGTCCTCatgttgttttattcctttttcttcgtctttgtaaTAGTAGGTAGAGCCCGTTGAATAACTGAATATTTTATGTTCGTAATTTGGctgatatatattctcttttgagaatatatatatttctttacactcTGACATATTCCTGCAGTTCTTTCCTTTCTGCTAAAAGCTACCGTTGCCTTAGCAATTCTTAGTAATTCTTGCTCTTAATTTCTGTATCACAATGTTCATTATCAGTTATCCATGGTCCCAAATAACatgcttttttgttattttttatgttgctACTTcgtatttttctcattttctgttacACCACAGttagaaaagaaacaaatgattATCTTATCATACTATCTGTATAATCTAAAATGTACTCTTGTATCGAATATCCAATAAAACGTATTcagtttattattactctttattattaAATGTAAACAAAGCGACATAATTACATCGGACAGTACACAATTTGATATGTCGATTATCAGTAAGCAATAGCCAACAGAGACATTACAGTTTGTGATTATCATACTAACAAGAATTGTTATCGCAATACCAACAATGTAGAAACACCTGTAATGCCACATTCGTTAAGCTCCTTACATGGGATTATTTCTTATCTGGGAATACTTTTGGAAGCTTAATCATTTCGAAAAGATTTGCGGGGCTACAGCCTTTCATATAGCAAAGTTAGTTTGTCCTTTTTTGATCAAGAAATCTTAGAAATAAATAGTGACATGCGCCTTAACTCCATACTCGGTAGTTAGATGTCACTGAATTTTAAAAGCATATTGGAATGTGAGTTCTCTCAGCGTGTGCACAAAAACTCTACATATAGTCTTAACAAACTGCTCCTTCGGTTGCAGTTAGTTGAGtgttagttaaaaaaaaagtcttttaatGCCACAAACTTTGGCAAAAGAGTAAAATTAAtaacatgaaaatgaagatatgACACACCTGTTACACCCTTGGTATGAATGCATTATTTAAGATTACGCTATCAAATGGAAATGTACATAATAACAAGCGCGCAAGAGAGATTGAACTCCAGTTTCTTTCAGAGCCAGGGCCCTTGGAATACTGGTGTGAATCCCCCAACTCAGTGTCATGAGAAAATGCCCAAATGATTAGCATGTGACTCCGCTATCCCCCTTCCTAACCTTTATGCTTTCCCTTCACTAAATCACAACCGTTCATCTCATTTTCCTTAGCGATGAGACGTTGGGGAGGCAGATCGACCCACATGTGTCTTAATCTATTTGCCATACTGGAGAATCCGTGAGAGCCAGTCCAGGTCGTTGGTGCCAGGGTTgcccaccacgaccaccacgggGGACCTAGAAGCAGACATTTTGTTGAGTTGGCTATGAACAATGGGTAGATTTTAAATGCAcacaaaaagaacacacacacacacacacacacacacacacacacacacacacacacacacacacacacacaacggaaaCATACGGTACACACAAATGCTGCAGTGATCCATTTTATCATGCAAAACCCAATTATAATTCTAGGTCGTGTTGTTCGCTTAATGACTTCCTGATACAATTAGAACCTTCCGTGACTTCATGAAACCAATATCAGATACAATTTAtggtttattctatatatatttttttttacaagtattTTTTACAAGCAGCTATTGACCGAGACTTTCGAATAGATATGTCGTCTTGGAAACAACagcgatttttttctctcaaacatCTTAACCAATACCACACCAAAACTTTACTTCATTTTAATACTAACTATTTCATAGCATGTATATTCTCAGGTGTAAGACATATGTAATCATCTCACTAGCAGGATTCTACCACGTCGTTTTGGACCCGGATGTTACATTGCAATATCATTGAGGGCGAATTATTTGAAAATTTATGAGTGTTGTAATCAGCTGATCGTGTACTAATTACGAACTGTTAACGAAAACGCCCTTATTGCTTCAGAGTTGGTAGCCCTAAGTAAATAACATGCGACTTTACACCACTAATAGACAAGCCCATATCATGTACATCCAAGAAGGCAGGGACCACGTcatgataaaaaaacgaaaaaaataaacaaataaccacTAACCTGTCTCCCAGCTGGTTCGGCGATAAAACTAGATTCGACCGATatctgtcatcgtcgtcgtcgtcgtcgtctttgcATTCACAACACTCCGATGAGCCCCCCAGAGTGTCGATTACCGAAGGGGGGATGGTCGGGTGGGTGGGCACGTCGGTGGGTTCGGGCACGGACGGGGGGAACTGGTCaatgggaggggggcgggggatggggggccGGGGGGTGcacaggtggggagggaagaggcacacgggcgagggagggaacgggTGTGGAGGCACTGGGGGAGGTTGGACTATGGGATGAGGAGGTCGTCCTGGATCCACGGGGTGAGGGGGTCGTCCTGGGTCGATGGGATGAGGGGGTCGTCCTGGATCCACGGGGTGAGGGGGTCGTCCTGGGTCGATGGGATGAGGGGGTCGTCCTGGATCGATGGGATGAGGGGGTCGTCCTGGATCCACGGGGTGAGGGGGTCGTCCTGGGTCGATGGGATGAGGGGGTCGTCCTGGATCAACGGGATGAGGGGGTCGTCCTGGGTCGATGGGATGAGGGGGTCGTCCTGGATCCACGGGGTGAGGGGGTCGTCCTGGATCCACGGGATGAGGGGGACGTCCTGGATGTACAGGCTCAGGAAACTGTATATCGATAGGGGGTCGTCCTGGATCTACAGGGTGAGGTGGTCGTCCTGGATCTACGGGATGAGGAGGTCGTCCTGGATCGATGGGATGAGGAGGTCGTCCTGGATCTACGGGGTGAGGGGGTCGTCCTGGGTCGATGGGATGAGGGGGTCGTCCTGGATCGATGGGATGAGGGGGTCGTCCTGGGTCGATGGGATGAGGGGGTCGTCCTGGATCGATGGGATGAGGGGGTCGTCCTGGATCCACGGGGTGAGGGGGTCGTCCTGGGTCGATGGGATGAGGGGGTCGTCCTGGATCCACGGGGTGAGGTGGTCGTCCTGGATGTACAGGCTCAGGAAACTGTATATCGATAGGGGGTCGTCCTGGATCTACGGGGTGAGGGGGTCGTCCTGGATCCACGGGGTGAGGGGGTCGTCCTGGATCCACGGGGTGAGGGGGTCGTCCTATGCCTACGGGGTGGGGATGCTGTCCTGGATCCACGGGGTGAGGAGGTCGTTCTGGATGTACAGGCTCAGGAAACTGTATATCGATAGGGGGTCGTCCTGGATCGATGGGATGAGGGGGTCGTCCTGGATCAACGGGATGAGGGGGTCGTCCTGGGTCGATGGGATGAGGGGGTCGTCCTGGATCCACGGGGTGAGGGGGTCGTCCTGGATCCACGGGGTGAGGGGGTCGTCCTGGATCCACGGGGTGAGGGGGTCGTCCTGGATCCACGGGGTGAGGGGGTCGTCCTGGGTCGATGGGATGAGGGGGTCGTCCTGGATCGATGGGATGAGGGGGTCGTCCTGGGTCGATGGGATGAGGGGGTCGTCCTGGATCGATGGGATGAGGGGGTCGTCCTGGATCAACGGGATGAGGGGGTCGTCCTGGATCGATGGGATGAGGGGGTCGTCCTGGATCGATGGGATGAGGGGGTCGTCCTGGGTCGATGGGATGAGGGGGTCGTCCTGGATCTACAGGGTGAGGTGGTCGTCCTGGATCCACGGGGTGAGGGGGTCGTCCTGGGTCGATGGGATGAGGGGGTCGTCCTGGATCGATGGGATGAGGGGGTCGTCCTGGATCTACAGGGTGAGGTGGTCGTCCTGGATCCACGGGGTGAGGGGGTCGTCCTGGATCCACGGGGTGAGGGGGTCGTCCTGGGTCGATGGGATGAGGGGGTCGTCCTGGATGTACAGGCTCAGGAAACTGTATATCGATAGGGGGTCGTCCTGGATCGATGGGATGAGGGGGTCGTCCTGGATCTACAGGGTGAGGTGGTCGTGCAGGATCAATGGGGTGAGGAGGTCGTCCTTGACCGGCAGGTTGAGGGGGTCTTCCTGGATCCACGGGGTGAGGGGGTCGTCCTGGATCCACGGGGTGAGGGGGTCGTCCTGGATCCACGGGGTGAGGGGGTCGTTCTGGATCCACGGGGTGAGGGGGTCGTCCTATGCCTACGGGGTGAGGATGCTGTCCTGGATCTACAGGCTGAGGGGGCACTCCTATGGGCTGAGGAGGTCGTCCCACGCCTATTGGCTGAGGGATTTGCCCTGGATCGACAGGCTTAGGCGGGTGGACGTTGATAGGGTGCGTGGGCTGCGTCGCGCAAGGACAAGGGTAGGGAGTTATGGGGAAAATGGGTCGGGGGGTCGTTGGGTGTGGGCGGGGAGGCAGCGTGATGGGGTAAGGTGGTCGTGAGGTCGACGACGGGCGTGGAGGAGTAGGGTAAGGCGGTCGTGCAGTCGACgagggcggaggaggcggagcggTAGGCGGGCGGCTAGTGGTGGGCGGGCGGGCAGTTGTAGGACGAGGGGttgtcggcggcggcggcggcggcggaggtgtCGTTGGGGGTCGGGGTGGAATAGGGGGAGTCGGTGgcctggggggtgggggtggcggcTGCGTAGGGGGTGGGAGAGGCGGCCGAGGTGGAGTTGGGGGAACAGGTGGCTTAGGCGGCTTCGGTGGAGCTTGACTACCACCTGCCTGGATCTCAGAGCACTTCTTCAGCGGCGGCCAGGTGGACGGCACAGAACCTGGCTCTgacggagggaaaggaagagcattGGAAGTAGGAGTTCTACCGATCAAGATTTAACAAGACGTTTCCTTTGACCTGGAAATGTCTTTTTCCTCCGACAAAACAAGTCTCCTAATATTTTAGCAAAGATGGTTTTTACAGGCCATTCAGAGAAGgtataaacaataaagatatgACGTTAGCCTCAGTAATTGcctttatattttatcataaacAAACTATCACGAATAAATTTGATGTTTTAGCTGTGAAAATTCACTACATTTATGCATTACATATTCAGTTAATTACTTATACTTTAGCAAAATGAAAAGAGGGACCTGGCTCATTGCAAAGCAGGATGGAACCTTATTCAAAATAGCTGTAATAATTTTcgatgttcatattcatatatatatatatataatttgagatGAGATAGAGTATTTCAGCCTCAAAATCGGAATGCTCCTAACCCTTTCTCACCGCACAGAGCTGAACGCACTCCGATTTCAAGCTTAGAAcagttcttttcctttcactgaATTCCCTACTTTGGGGAATCTTACTCCTGTCAGTAAAAAACAAGAGTAAAAGAGATTATGATGATATAGAGATGATTGTGATGGACTCGGTAGTAGACGCAATGGAATTAGTGATTAAGGAACATAaaggtggtgatggttatgatgataatggtcacgatgattatcattatggaaaagatgataatgatagtgatactataaTAGCAAC is part of the Penaeus chinensis breed Huanghai No. 1 chromosome 2, ASM1920278v2, whole genome shotgun sequence genome and harbors:
- the LOC125032235 gene encoding basic proline-rich protein-like is translated as MGVEVGAASSLLFLGLACSLQLVTDASSLQRSLQTYPVASQGLSFQSASYGTGPSYQSSAQGYSSLDPFCGAPDGLFPHDWDCQQFFSCSNGRGCLLTCPRGTIFHRVLNVCVWPHQASCVKKPGSVPSTWPPLKKCSEIQAGGSQAPPKPPKPPVPPTPPRPPLPPPTQPPPPPPRPPTPPIPPRPPTTPPPPPPPPTTPRPTTARPPTTSRPPTAPPPPPSSTARPPYPTPPRPSSTSRPPYPITLPPRPHPTTPRPIFPITPYPCPCATQPTHPINVHPPKPVDPGQIPQPIGVGRPPQPIGVPPQPVDPGQHPHPVGIGRPPHPVDPERPPHPVDPGRPPHPVDPGRPPHPVDPGRPPQPAGQGRPPHPIDPARPPHPVDPGRPPHPIDPGRPPIDIQFPEPVHPGRPPHPIDPGRPPHPVDPGRPPHPVDPGRPPHPVDPGRPPHPIDPGRPPHPIDPGRPPHPVDPGRPPHPVDPGRPPHPIDPGRPPHPIDPGRPPHPIDPGRPPHPVDPGRPPHPIDPGRPPHPIDPGRPPHPIDPGRPPHPIDPGRPPHPVDPGRPPHPVDPGRPPHPVDPGRPPHPVDPGRPPHPIDPGRPPHPVDPGRPPHPIDPGRPPIDIQFPEPVHPERPPHPVDPGQHPHPVGIGRPPHPVDPGRPPHPVDPGRPPHPVDPGRPPIDIQFPEPVHPGRPPHPVDPGRPPHPIDPGRPPHPVDPGRPPHPIDPGRPPHPIDPGRPPHPIDPGRPPHPIDPGRPPHPVDPGRPPHPIDPGRPPHPVDPGRPPHPVDPGRPPIDIQFPEPVHPGRPPHPVDPGRPPHPVDPGRPPHPIDPGRPPHPVDPGRPPHPIDPGRPPHPVDPGRPPHPIDPGRPPHPIDPGRPPHPVDPGRPPHPIDPGRPPHPVDPGRPPHPIVQPPPVPPHPFPPSPVCLFPPHLCTPRPPIPRPPPIDQFPPSVPEPTDVPTHPTIPPSVIDTLGGSSECCECKDDDDDDDDRYRSNLVLSPNQLGDRSPVVVVVGNPGTNDLDWLSRILQYGK